The genomic stretch aagcaagccatagagtaccacaatcaacgtcttagtattgcaaaagaagttggggactTGGCTGGACAAGGAAGAGcgtatggcaatctcggcaatgcttatcaaagtctggggaattttaagcaagccatagagtaccacaatcaaacTCTTAGTACTGCAAAGGAAGTTGGGGATAAagctggagaaggaaaagcttatTCGGGTCTTGGCATCGCTTATCAaagtctggggaattttaagcaagccatcgagtaccacaatcaagatcttagtatcgCGAAAGAAGTTGGGGATAaagctggagaaggaagagcctatggcaatctcggcaatgcttatcacagtctggggaatttcaagcaagccatagagtaccgcaatcaatgtcttagtattgcaaaagaagttggggactTGGCTGGACAAGGAAGAGcgtatggcaatctcggcaacgcttatcaccgtctggggaatttcaagcaagccatagagtatcacaatcaacatcttagtattgcaaaagaagttgagGATAAagctggagaaggaaaagcttatTCGGGtcttggcaacgcttatgacggtctggggaatttcaagcaagccatagagtaccacaatcaagatcttagtattgcaaaagaagttggggacatagctggagaaggaagagcctatggcaatctcggcaatgcttatcacagtctggggaatttcaagcaagccatagagtaccacaatcaacgtcttagtattgcaataGAAGTTGGGGACTTGGCTGGACAAGGAAGAGcgtatggcaatctcggcaatgcttattaccgtctggggaatttcaagcaagccatagagtaccacaatcaacgtcttagtattgcaaaagaagttggggacataGCTGGACAAGGAAGAGcgtatggcaatctcggcattgcttatcacagtctggggaatttcaagcaagccatagagtaccacaatcaatgCCTTAGTGTTGCAAAGGAAGTTGGGGACCCCATAGGGCAGGCAATGGCGTGTCATCAGCTTGGTCATGTTCATGAAATTTTAGACTCCTTGAGCAAAGCTCTTAATTGCTATCGTCAAAGCGTAAATATTTATGATGAAACAAGGCATCTTCTTCAGTCAgaagatgcatggaaaataagctttcgtgacaCAAAGCAGTCTGCATACAATGCTCTGTGGACAGCTCTCTTGAAGAGTGGTGAGGTAGATGaggctttgtatgctgctgagcaaggacgagcCCAGGCTTTGGGAGACATTTTAAAGATGCAATATGGTGTTGATGAGAAACCTTCTTCGGCACTTACGATAAAGTTAAGTTTTGCACTGAACGATTtaccttcacaaactgttttcacagcacttgatgggaacacgatcagcttctggttgctAAGAGAAGATATCGGGATTAATTTTAGAcaaaaagaaatcgaaaatGGCAGTGCCAAATCACTGATGGAAAGTACTTTTGAAGAGATTGGTGTAGGAACTGTTGTACAATGTGAGAATCGTTCCCTTGACACACAACGCAACGACTTCTCGTGCAGTAGGGAAGCTGTTGAGGAAACCGTTCACTCCTTGAGCTTCTCTGTGAACTGTTTACAGcccttgtatgatgtcttagtcAGCCCTATCGCAGACTTGCTCCAGGAAGATGAGTTagtctttgttcctgatggaccattttgcttggctccttttactgcattgagtgactctgtcaggatccgtgcAATTCCCTCGCTGACCGCTTTAAAAGTGATCGCAAGTGCACCTGACGACTTCCAAAGTAAGAATGAGGCGCTGCTTGTGGGCGATCCGTGCTTGGAGGAAGTCACTTGGGGCACCGGTGGACCCATGTATAAACAGTTGCCATGTGCAAAGGAAGAGGTGGAAATGATTGGAAAACTTCTGCACACCACACCTCTTACAGGTCAAAATGCAaccaaagctgaggtgctgaaaagaatgaagtcagttgctttaatccacattgctgcacatggaGATGGCCGatttggagaaattgctttggccccaaatcccgaACGCACATCACAGATCCCCAAAaaggaagattacatgttaacGTTGAGCGATGTTCATGCACTTCATCTTCAGGCAAGACTTGTTGTGctgagttgctgtcatagtggccagggagaggtgaaatctgagggtattgtgggaatagccagggctttcctgtgtgctggtgcccgatctgttctggtgtcactctgggcaatcaaCGACAAGGCGACCATGATGTTCATGAAAAGTTTCTACGAACACTTAGCAGACAGAAAAAGTGCAAGTAGagctcttcaccatgctatgAAATCTGTTCGGGAGACTTATTCTGCCATAGAaaactgggcgccatttgtgctaattggcgatgatgtcacctttGAATTTGGGCAACACAAAcacgaaaagaatggtaagtgctaTTTGAATATAACTTTAATGACTGAATTGCTGTActttgtaaatgtttttaatCGGCAAGTTGTCGAAAGGAGCTGGTACGTTCTTCAAATAGAAATGCTTTTAAAATCGTTTGCCAGTGTAGTTAGTTAATACCTGATAGCTGAATTCCAGTTACGTACgagaagtgaagtgaagttagCTATTGAGGTCTTACAGTCTACACGTCGAGGTGACACTGAACAGGAATTGTTGCTGTTAACCAAGCACACATGGTTTCATTAATTAAGATAATTGAGATATTATTTACTTCCCAATCAGAACGAAATTCCATTTAACCCActgtttgtttctttctttattgtttctttttttcagaaacgtgagaaaAACACTTGGACTCTGATGCGTCGATGTGTAATTttactttcttcctttcttcgaTTGTATGAGTAATACTGTCCAAGTCCTTGCATTTGTGCCTTGTTTTGTAAGGGTCTGTGCCAGGATTAGTTAATCACTTGATAAAAATAAGGGATTGGCAAAACGGTTTGCTTCCATAACTGAGGATCTAGCCGTcgtgttatttttttaaattcttcaaAATAACTCCAAGCTTTCGCTGTATATTTCTCGGGTGTTCATTTTACGTGAAGCTGGTGACAAGTAAACCTCTTTAATTTGGTATACCAACGTTCATTTAAAAGCAAGTGACAGTCTCGGGGAATGTGTATTTTCTCTAAGGTTGAGCAGAGCTAAATAATCAAATGAATCAATTTGGGAGGCAAATGTCTATAAGCGAGACAACGAGCATCCCTGCCGCTTTCATATGCGACTGGAAACGTTTTCCTTAGGCAAACGTCTAGAGTTCTTTTCGTGATTTAAGATaatgcttaggcctaaggttagcatttttgtaaacgttttggttgtttcagctatggtgccCCCTACCCCTCACCCCCTACATCCCAGccccggaatagtcatgccgaaggtgagtgctctcaccactgtaaCAGCTTGTGTTGTACAACATAATGGTATTGATAAAAGAAACAAGATACTCATTCAACCTGTAAGGAAGTTCATTATATTATAATCCTACACGTAATTACTGGACTGTATAGAATTTCAATCAGTCATCTCCACTCACTGGTTAGTCTCTTTTAGAGTAAGTTTCCAGTCTAAATGTTAGAATTCAAAAGGTTGCCTCCACTTTGGTGGGTAATGAAACCTAATATCAAATGAAATCAACT from Montipora capricornis isolate CH-2021 chromosome 12, ASM3666992v2, whole genome shotgun sequence encodes the following:
- the LOC138026583 gene encoding tetratricopeptide repeat protein 28-like, whose translation is MDVLEQHMQELSVATKEGNRRRRGLACFNLGEYYYDVANFNQAIRSYTEALAMFKEIGFRAGEEKAYLGLGDTYKRLSNFKQAIEYYNEHLSIAKEVGDKATQGIAYCNLGNAYRCLGNFKQAIEYHNQRLSIAKEVGDLAGQGRAYGNLGNAYDSLGNFKQAIDYHNQYLSIAKEVGDKAGEGKAYCGLGTAYNSLGNFKQAIEYHNQYLSIAKQVGDIAGEGTAYGNLGNAYQSLGNFKQAIEYHNQTLSTAKEVGDKAGEGKACSGLGIAYKSLGNFKQAIEYHNQDLSIAKEVGDKAGEGRAYGNLGNAYHSLGNFKQAIEYRNQCLSIAKEVGDLAGQGRAYGNLGNAYQSLGNFKQAIEYHNQHLSIAKEVGDKAGEGRAYSGLGIAYQSLGNVKQAIEYHNQDLSIAKEVGDKAGEGRAYGNLGNAYQSLGNFKQAIEYRNQCLSIAKEVGDLAGQGRAYGNLGNAYYRLGNFKQAIEYHNQHLSIAKEVGDKAGEGRAYSGLGIAFQSLGNFKQAIEYHNQRLSIAKEVGDLAGQGRAYGNLGNAYQSLGNFKQAIEYHNQTLSTAKEVGDKAGEGKAYSGLGIAYQSLGNFKQAIEYHNQDLSIAKEVGDKAGEGRAYGNLGNAYHSLGNFKQAIEYRNQCLSIAKEVGDLAGQGRAYGNLGNAYHRLGNFKQAIEYHNQHLSIAKEVEDKAGEGKAYSGLGNAYDGLGNFKQAIEYHNQDLSIAKEVGDIAGEGRAYGNLGNAYHSLGNFKQAIEYHNQRLSIAIEVGDLAGQGRAYGNLGNAYYRLGNFKQAIEYHNQRLSIAKEVGDIAGQGRAYGNLGIAYHSLGNFKQAIEYHNQCLSVAKEVGDPIGQAMACHQLGHVHEILDSLSKALNCYRQSVNIYDETRHLLQSEDAWKISFRDTKQSAYNALWTALLKSGEVDEALYAAEQGRAQALGDILKMQYGVDEKPSSALTIKLSFALNDLPSQTVFTALDGNTISFWLLREDIGINFRQKEIENGSAKSLMESTFEEIGVGTVVQCENRSLDTQRNDFSCSREAVEETVHSLSFSVNCLQPLYDVLVSPIADLLQEDELVFVPDGPFCLAPFTALSDSVRIRAIPSLTALKVIASAPDDFQSKNEALLVGDPCLEEVTWGTGGPMYKQLPCAKEEVEMIGKLLHTTPLTGQNATKAEVLKRMKSVALIHIAAHGDGRFGEIALAPNPERTSQIPKKEDYMLTLSDVHALHLQARLVVLSCCHSGQGEVKSEGIVGIARAFLCAGARSVLVSLWAINDKATMMFMKSFYEHLADRKSASRALHHAMKSVRETYSAIENWAPFVLIGDDVTFEFGQHKHEKNET